In Mercurialis annua linkage group LG5, ddMerAnnu1.2, whole genome shotgun sequence, a single genomic region encodes these proteins:
- the LOC126683372 gene encoding uncharacterized protein LOC126683372, with protein sequence MEGGDGVVRCDCGSPARVKVSTTEKNPGRRFYTCAGRNNPNCSFFAWVDKDLDGYALMMVTNMKMEVTHLKNERDAALLQAGEVRALLAARILENNSLNGEVAALKEIVDMYKNENQILKEEMGLEMMEVDTLKERIEEV encoded by the exons ATGGAAGGTGGTGATGGTGTTGTTCGTTGTGACTGTGGAAGTCCGGCGCGAGTTAAGGTCTCCACTACTGAAAAGAATCCAGGTCGAAGGTTCTATACTTGTGCCGGGAGAAAT AATCCAAATTGTAGCTTCTTTGCTTGGGTTGACAAAGATTTGGATGGATATGCACTTATGATGGTCACTAACATGAAGATGGAGGTGACTCATCTGAAGAATGAACGTGATGCAGCTCTTCTTCAAGCTGGTGAAGTTAGAGCACTATTGGCAGCTAGGATCTTAGAGAATAACTCTCTGAATGGGGAGGTTGCAGCCCTGAAGGAGATCGTTGACATGTACAAAAATGAAAACCAGATACTGAAGGAAGAAATGGGGCTTGAAATGATGGAAGTTGACACATTGAAGGAGAGGATTGAGGAAGTTTAG
- the LOC126681624 gene encoding uncharacterized protein LOC126681624, which produces MAPLLPRFVVLKANNNKYLRCITKEAKSRNLIKCDEVYIWSPVSKFKIEKAKSNRDLVHIRCCYNNKYLRRRDEGASVVGATASAADEDQSKWSCTLFDPLPVDDKTYRFRHVQSGYNLYQKRSNDDYNGCLFIATSNDDASGSDLFSITDWESLVILPRHVVFKGDNGKYLRYRGTDGDDHMEFECDDIGSIKLTNETVISFEGNVCFRLDYNNKFWEATPNWIYPISEKPTTWFKPVKLAPVSGKENIIALKSLGNDKFCRRTEYENTVNCLAAASWASTIDKEANLQVEEPILNREVYDVSFRLDDLRVYKEQLLVLASDETTNMTDTQIKDSELSLTYEDTKTSCFANSLSVNTSTEMGFEASIPLLEGILSLGVSSSYSIEYGETYSWAETKSKTNTLSAVIKVVVPPKTRVKVDLVATKGFCDVPFSYAQRDTLTSGQQFTYIKDDGVYTGSNYFGFNFVVKEEPLAG; this is translated from the coding sequence ATGGCGCCACTCCTTCCTAGGTTTGTTGTGTTGAAAGCAAACAATAACAAGTATTTGCGCTGCATTACTAAAGAAGCCAAGTCGCGGAATCTGATTAAATGCGACGAAGTGTATATTTGGAGTCCCGTATCCAAGTTCAAAATAGAGAAAGCCAAGAGCAACCGAGATTTAGTCCATATAAGATGCTGCTACAACAACAAATACCTTCGACGCCGCGATGAAGGCGCATCAGTTGTGGGCGCAACAGCTTCTGCAGCCGACGAAGACCAATCGAAATGGTCATGCACGCTCTTCGACCCCCTCCCCGTGGATGACAAAACCTATCGCTTTCGCCATGTCCAAAGCGGCTATAATCTCTACCAGAAGCGATCAAATGATGACTATAACGGTTGCTTATTTATCGCGACGTCCAATGATGACGCCAGTGGAAGCGATCTCTTCTCAATCACCGACTGGGAATCACTTGTCATACTGCCTAGACATGTGGTATTCAAGGGAGACAACGGCAAGTATTTACGCTACCGCGGTACTGATGGCGATGATCATATGGAGTTTGAGTGTGATGATATTGGTTCTATAAAACTTACCAACGAAACTGTTATCAGTTTTGAAGGAAACGTCTGCTTTAGGCTGGATTACAACAACAAATTCTGGGAGGCAACTCCAAATTGGATATATCCAATCTCAGAAAAACCAACGACATGGTTTAAACCGGTGAAGCTTGCGCCAGTTTCTGGCAAAGAAAATATTATTGCTCTCAAGAGTTTGGGCAATGACAAATTTTGCCGTCGAACCGAATACGAGAACACGGTAAATTGTCTGGCAGCTGCATCCTGGGCCTCTACCATAGACAAAGAGGCGAACCTGCAAGTGGAAGAGCCGATACTGAACAGGGAAGTTTACGATGTGAGTTTCCGTCTGGATGACCTGAGGGTATACAAGGAGCAACTTCTAGTTCTGGCATCGGATGAAACCACCAACATGACTGATACCCAAATTAAGGACTCTGAACTGAGTTTGACGTATGAAGACACGAAAACTAGCTGCTTCGCGAATAGCCTCTCCGTAAACACTAGTACTGAAATGGGATTCGAGGCCAGCATTCCGCTGCTTGAAGGTATATTATCCCTTGGAGTGTCGTCTAGCTATTCTATCGAGTACGGAGAGACATACTCATGGGCGGAGACAAAGAGTAAGACCAACACACTGTCTGCTGTCATTAAAGTTGTAGTGCCTCCGAAGACGAGAGTGAAAGTAGATTTGGTGGCCACCAAGGGATTCTGCGATGTTCCCTTTTCTTATGCTCAACGCGACACTCTTACCAGTGGCCAACAGTTTACTTATATTAAGGACGACGGGGTTTATACCGGCAGCAACTACTTTGGATTCAACTTTGTGGTTAAGGAGGAGCCACTCGCCGGCTGA